One genomic window of Salvia miltiorrhiza cultivar Shanhuang (shh) chromosome 4, IMPLAD_Smil_shh, whole genome shotgun sequence includes the following:
- the LOC131021817 gene encoding uncharacterized protein LOC131021817, producing MRKITEMRSETLTLILVNLAGIMERADESLLPGVYKEVGAALHADPTRLGSLTLFRSIVQSSCYPLAAYLAVRHNRTSVIALGAFLWAAATFLVAISSTFAEVAISRGLNGIGLAIVTPAIQSLVADSTDDTNRGTAFGWLQLTGNLGSIIGGLLSVLIASTSVMGIPGWRIAFHLVAILSVVIGALVHLFANDPRFIDSDGKKKEQPPHKPFKEEVRELVKEAKAVIKVPSFQILVAQGVSGSFPWSSLSFAPMWLELMGFSHKKTATILTLFNVAGSLGGLFGGKMGDTLAKPLPNAGRIILSQISSGSAIPLAAILLLGLPDDPSTAAMHGFVFFVMGFFISWNAPATNNPIFAEIVPERARTNIYALDRSFESILSSFAPPVVGILAQRVYGYKPLPAGPVDSKSIETDRENAASLGKALYTAISIPMAICCAFYSFLYCTYPRDRDRARMEALIQSEMLEIETENSGLVEERPQLRVSLNNSVEERTVIDVDYEGDASLEFDENDEQRLLSRDGGKV from the exons ATGAGGAAGATCACGGAGATGAGATCGGAGACGTTGACTCTTATCCTGGTGAATTTGGCCGGAATAATGGAACGCGCCGATGAATCTCTGCTGCCGGGAGTGTACAAGGAAGTCGGGGCGGCGCTGCATGCCGACCCAACTCGCCTCGGCTCTCTCACGCTTTTCAGATCCATCGTGCAGTCCTCGTGCTACCCCCTCGCCGCCTACCTCGCCGTCCGCCACAACCGGACCTCCGTCATCGCCCTCGGCGCTTTCCTCTGGGCCGCCGCCACTTTCCTCGTCGCCATCTCCTCCACTTTCGCCGAG GTGGCAATATCAAGAGGTCTAAATGGGATAGGGCTAGCCATAGTCACACCAGCAATCCAGTCTCTTGTTGCTGACTCAACCGATGACACAAATCGTGGCACCGCCTTTGGTTGGCTGCAATTGACAGGAAACTTGGGTTCCATCATCGGGGGCCTCCTCTCCGTTCTCATAGCCTCCACATCGGTCATGGGAATCCCTGGTTGGAGAATTGCATTCCACCTCGTTGCAATATTAAGTGTCGTGATTGGTGCTTTAGTCCACCTGTTTGCCAATGATCCTCGATTTATTGATAGTGATGGTAAGAAGAAAGAGCAACCTCCACATAAGCCATTCAAGGAGGAAGTGAGGGAACTCGTTAAAGAAGCAAAAGCGGTTATAAAAGTGCCTTCGTTCCAGATATTGGTTGCTCAAGGCGTCTCTGGATCATTCCCATGGTCATCTCTGTCGTTTGCTCCTATGTGGCTAGAGCTCATGGGCTTCTCTCACAAGAAAACAGCAACCATCTTGACACTGTTTAACGTTGCTGGATCTCTTGGAGGTTTGTTTGGCGGGAAGATGGGCGACACGCTTGCCAAACCATTACCAAATGCTGGTAGAATTATACTCTCTCAGATAAGCTCTGGCTCGGCCATCCCCTTAGCTGCTATTTTGTTGCTCGGATTGCCCGATGACCCTTCCACCGCCGCAATGCATGGTTTCGTGTTCTTTGTTATGGGATTTTTCATCTCTTGGAATGCCCCAGCAACTAACAA TCCAATATTTGCAGAAATAGTGCCAGAGAGAGCTCGAACGAACATCTATGCTCTGGATCGATCTTTTGAGTCTATCCTTTCTTCATTTGCTCCACCAGTGGTCGGAATATTAGCTCAGCGGGTGTACGGATATAAGCCCCTCCCGGCAGGACCGGTAGACTCAAAATCAATTGAGACAGATAGAGAAAATGCTGCATCACTTGGCAAAGCCCTTTACACTGCAATAAGCATCCCTATGGCCATTTGCTGCGCCTTCTACTCGTTTCTCTATTGTACGTATCCGAGGGACAGAGACCGAGCAAGAATGGAAGCCTTGATCCAATCAGAAATGCTGGAGATAGAAACAGAAAACTCCGGCTTAGTGGAAGAACGCCCTCAGCTTCGTGTATCACTAAACAACAGTGTAGAGGAAAGAACTGTGATCGATGTGGATTATGAAGGAGATGCAAGTCTCGAGTTTGATGAGAACGACGAGCAGAGACTGCTCTCTCGTGATGGGGGCAAAGTGTAG